Proteins from a single region of Chrysemys picta bellii isolate R12L10 chromosome 25, ASM1138683v2, whole genome shotgun sequence:
- the CREB3L3 gene encoding cyclic AMP-responsive element-binding protein 3-like protein 3 isoform X1, translating to MASSCQMGSIDSLELLDLLFDRQDGILRNVEFGGHTAGWPGPEQSQLPGAQENEDFLSSILGSGDSSSDSPIWSPAASDSGISEDPNSDQLDSPQHYVPTGSPGGYSDGGPGEPAYPYQESSQAQPAPSLPGADLREAEVSIDLDMWNPGFFSEKSGDLPAPTQIATSCTLTVKDLLLSSNCEMQQQQLMTPVLLRQSHGHCQELVLTEDEKKLLAKEGVTLPTQLPLTKYEERVLKKIRRKIRNKQSAQESRKKKKEYIDGLESRMSACTAQNQELQRKVLHLEKQNSSLLEQLRKLQTLVVQSTNKAAQTGTCIAVLLLSFALIVFPSISPFAPNKAEPEGDFGPVRVFSRSLHNAASSRVVYALMKDGAESPQEPENPVWTEYAGEAQGEPRGVLRKFLSSQALGKPRAEAPQANGTGALPRDGHSDLEGLSHDGPMAASLAWTEPSQVRLEPAEEL from the exons ATGGCCTCCAGCTGCCAAATGGGCAGCATTGACAGCCTGGAGCTGCTGGACCTGCTCTTTGACCGACAGGACGGGATCCTCCGGAACGTGGAGTTCGGGGGCCACACGGCCGGCTGGCCCGGGCCAGAGCAGAGT CAGCTGCCCGGTGCCCAGGAGAACGAGGATTTCCTCAGCTCCATCCTGGGCTCGGGGGACTCCAGCTCTGACTCCCCGATCTGGTCCCCTGCAGCCAGCGACAGCGGCATCTCTGAGGACCCGAACTCGGACCAGCTCGACAGCCCCCAGCACTACGTGCCCACAGGCAGCCCGGGGGGCTACTCGGATGGGGGGCCCGGTGAGCCGGCGTACCCCTACCAGGAGTCCTCCCAGGCCCAGCCCGCTCCCAGCCTGCCTGGGGCTGACCTGCGGGAGGCCGAAGTCTCCATAGACCTCG ACATGTGGAATCCTGGTTTTTTCTCGGAGAAGAGTGGCGACTTGCCTGCTCCCACTCAGATCGCCACTTCCTGCACCCTGAcggtgaaggacctgctgctgtccAGCAACTGTGAGATG cagcagcagcagctgatgacCCCAGTGCTGTTGAGACAAAGTCATGGGCACTGCCAGGAGCTGGTGCTGACGGAGGACGAGAAGAAGCTGCTGGCCAAGGAGGGGGTCACGCTGCCCACCCAGCTGCCCCTCACCAAG TACGAGGAGCGAGTGCTGAAGAAGATCCGCCGGAAGATCCGGAATAAGCAGTCGGCTCAGGAAAGCCGGAAGAAGAAGAAGGAATATATCGACGGGCTGGAGAGCCG GATGTCGGCCTGCACGGCGCAGAACCAGGAACTGCAAAGAAAAGTGCTGCACCTGGAGAAGCAGAACTC GTCCCTCCTGGAGCAACTGAGGAAACTCCAGACCCTCGTGGTGCAGTCGACTAACAAAGCCGCCCAGACAGGGACCTGCATCGCG gtgctgctgctctccttcGCCCTGATCGTCTTCCCCTCCATCAGCCCCTTTGCCCCCAATAAAGCGGAGCCGGAAGGTGACTTTGGGCCGGTGAGAG TATTCTCCAGGTCTCTCCATAACGCTGCCTCCTCCCGGGTGGTCTATGCCCTGATGAAGGACGGCGCCGAGAGCCCCCAGGAGCCGGAGAATCCCGTGTGGACGGAGTACGCCGGCGAGGCCCAGGGCGAGCCCCGGGGAGTCCTCCGCAAATTCCTCAGCAGCCAGGCGCTCGGCAAGCCCCGGGCAGAGGCTCCACAGGCCAACGGGACCGGGGCCCTGCCGCGGGACGGACACTCGGACTTGGAGGGGCTGAGTCACGACGGCCCCATGGCGGCCTCGCTGGCCTGGACAGAGCCCAGCCAGGTGCGGCTGGAGCCGGCCGAGGAGCTGTGA
- the CREB3L3 gene encoding cyclic AMP-responsive element-binding protein 3-like protein 3 isoform X3, which produces MASSCQMGSIDSLELLDLLFDRQDGILRNVEFGGHTAGWPGPEQSLPGAQENEDFLSSILGSGDSSSDSPIWSPAASDSGISEDPNSDQLDSPQHYVPTGSPGGYSDGGPGEPAYPYQESSQAQPAPSLPGADLREAEVSIDLDMWNPGFFSEKSGDLPAPTQIATSCTLTVKDLLLSSNCEMQQQQLMTPVLLRQSHGHCQELVLTEDEKKLLAKEGVTLPTQLPLTKYEERVLKKIRRKIRNKQSAQESRKKKKEYIDGLESRMSACTAQNQELQRKVLHLEKQNSSLLEQLRKLQTLVVQSTNKAAQTGTCIAVLLLSFALIVFPSISPFAPNKAEPEGDFGPVRVFSRSLHNAASSRVVYALMKDGAESPQEPENPVWTEYAGEAQGEPRGVLRKFLSSQALGKPRAEAPQANGTGALPRDGHSDLEGLSHDGPMAASLAWTEPSQVRLEPAEEL; this is translated from the exons ATGGCCTCCAGCTGCCAAATGGGCAGCATTGACAGCCTGGAGCTGCTGGACCTGCTCTTTGACCGACAGGACGGGATCCTCCGGAACGTGGAGTTCGGGGGCCACACGGCCGGCTGGCCCGGGCCAGAGCAGAGT CTGCCCGGTGCCCAGGAGAACGAGGATTTCCTCAGCTCCATCCTGGGCTCGGGGGACTCCAGCTCTGACTCCCCGATCTGGTCCCCTGCAGCCAGCGACAGCGGCATCTCTGAGGACCCGAACTCGGACCAGCTCGACAGCCCCCAGCACTACGTGCCCACAGGCAGCCCGGGGGGCTACTCGGATGGGGGGCCCGGTGAGCCGGCGTACCCCTACCAGGAGTCCTCCCAGGCCCAGCCCGCTCCCAGCCTGCCTGGGGCTGACCTGCGGGAGGCCGAAGTCTCCATAGACCTCG ACATGTGGAATCCTGGTTTTTTCTCGGAGAAGAGTGGCGACTTGCCTGCTCCCACTCAGATCGCCACTTCCTGCACCCTGAcggtgaaggacctgctgctgtccAGCAACTGTGAGATG cagcagcagcagctgatgacCCCAGTGCTGTTGAGACAAAGTCATGGGCACTGCCAGGAGCTGGTGCTGACGGAGGACGAGAAGAAGCTGCTGGCCAAGGAGGGGGTCACGCTGCCCACCCAGCTGCCCCTCACCAAG TACGAGGAGCGAGTGCTGAAGAAGATCCGCCGGAAGATCCGGAATAAGCAGTCGGCTCAGGAAAGCCGGAAGAAGAAGAAGGAATATATCGACGGGCTGGAGAGCCG GATGTCGGCCTGCACGGCGCAGAACCAGGAACTGCAAAGAAAAGTGCTGCACCTGGAGAAGCAGAACTC GTCCCTCCTGGAGCAACTGAGGAAACTCCAGACCCTCGTGGTGCAGTCGACTAACAAAGCCGCCCAGACAGGGACCTGCATCGCG gtgctgctgctctccttcGCCCTGATCGTCTTCCCCTCCATCAGCCCCTTTGCCCCCAATAAAGCGGAGCCGGAAGGTGACTTTGGGCCGGTGAGAG TATTCTCCAGGTCTCTCCATAACGCTGCCTCCTCCCGGGTGGTCTATGCCCTGATGAAGGACGGCGCCGAGAGCCCCCAGGAGCCGGAGAATCCCGTGTGGACGGAGTACGCCGGCGAGGCCCAGGGCGAGCCCCGGGGAGTCCTCCGCAAATTCCTCAGCAGCCAGGCGCTCGGCAAGCCCCGGGCAGAGGCTCCACAGGCCAACGGGACCGGGGCCCTGCCGCGGGACGGACACTCGGACTTGGAGGGGCTGAGTCACGACGGCCCCATGGCGGCCTCGCTGGCCTGGACAGAGCCCAGCCAGGTGCGGCTGGAGCCGGCCGAGGAGCTGTGA
- the CREB3L3 gene encoding cyclic AMP-responsive element-binding protein 3-like protein 3 isoform X2, which yields MASSCQMGSIDSLELLDLLFDRQDGILRNVEFGGHTAGWPGPEQSQLPGAQENEDFLSSILGSGDSSSDSPIWSPAASDSGISEDPNSDQLDSPQHYVPTGSPGGYSDGGPGEPAYPYQESSQAQPAPSLPGADLREAEVSIDLDMWNPGFFSEKSGDLPAPTQIATSCTLTVKDLLLSSNCEMQQQLMTPVLLRQSHGHCQELVLTEDEKKLLAKEGVTLPTQLPLTKYEERVLKKIRRKIRNKQSAQESRKKKKEYIDGLESRMSACTAQNQELQRKVLHLEKQNSSLLEQLRKLQTLVVQSTNKAAQTGTCIAVLLLSFALIVFPSISPFAPNKAEPEGDFGPVRVFSRSLHNAASSRVVYALMKDGAESPQEPENPVWTEYAGEAQGEPRGVLRKFLSSQALGKPRAEAPQANGTGALPRDGHSDLEGLSHDGPMAASLAWTEPSQVRLEPAEEL from the exons ATGGCCTCCAGCTGCCAAATGGGCAGCATTGACAGCCTGGAGCTGCTGGACCTGCTCTTTGACCGACAGGACGGGATCCTCCGGAACGTGGAGTTCGGGGGCCACACGGCCGGCTGGCCCGGGCCAGAGCAGAGT CAGCTGCCCGGTGCCCAGGAGAACGAGGATTTCCTCAGCTCCATCCTGGGCTCGGGGGACTCCAGCTCTGACTCCCCGATCTGGTCCCCTGCAGCCAGCGACAGCGGCATCTCTGAGGACCCGAACTCGGACCAGCTCGACAGCCCCCAGCACTACGTGCCCACAGGCAGCCCGGGGGGCTACTCGGATGGGGGGCCCGGTGAGCCGGCGTACCCCTACCAGGAGTCCTCCCAGGCCCAGCCCGCTCCCAGCCTGCCTGGGGCTGACCTGCGGGAGGCCGAAGTCTCCATAGACCTCG ACATGTGGAATCCTGGTTTTTTCTCGGAGAAGAGTGGCGACTTGCCTGCTCCCACTCAGATCGCCACTTCCTGCACCCTGAcggtgaaggacctgctgctgtccAGCAACTGTGAGATG cagcagcagctgatgacCCCAGTGCTGTTGAGACAAAGTCATGGGCACTGCCAGGAGCTGGTGCTGACGGAGGACGAGAAGAAGCTGCTGGCCAAGGAGGGGGTCACGCTGCCCACCCAGCTGCCCCTCACCAAG TACGAGGAGCGAGTGCTGAAGAAGATCCGCCGGAAGATCCGGAATAAGCAGTCGGCTCAGGAAAGCCGGAAGAAGAAGAAGGAATATATCGACGGGCTGGAGAGCCG GATGTCGGCCTGCACGGCGCAGAACCAGGAACTGCAAAGAAAAGTGCTGCACCTGGAGAAGCAGAACTC GTCCCTCCTGGAGCAACTGAGGAAACTCCAGACCCTCGTGGTGCAGTCGACTAACAAAGCCGCCCAGACAGGGACCTGCATCGCG gtgctgctgctctccttcGCCCTGATCGTCTTCCCCTCCATCAGCCCCTTTGCCCCCAATAAAGCGGAGCCGGAAGGTGACTTTGGGCCGGTGAGAG TATTCTCCAGGTCTCTCCATAACGCTGCCTCCTCCCGGGTGGTCTATGCCCTGATGAAGGACGGCGCCGAGAGCCCCCAGGAGCCGGAGAATCCCGTGTGGACGGAGTACGCCGGCGAGGCCCAGGGCGAGCCCCGGGGAGTCCTCCGCAAATTCCTCAGCAGCCAGGCGCTCGGCAAGCCCCGGGCAGAGGCTCCACAGGCCAACGGGACCGGGGCCCTGCCGCGGGACGGACACTCGGACTTGGAGGGGCTGAGTCACGACGGCCCCATGGCGGCCTCGCTGGCCTGGACAGAGCCCAGCCAGGTGCGGCTGGAGCCGGCCGAGGAGCTGTGA
- the LOC101932822 gene encoding relaxin-3 receptor 1-like: protein MRGREGALCRLIKTERCREIGSETWWKQRKAEPGASRGLEGEGEESPGASTSMSKHNCCSTDEKLPAGGNRNISNHSLVDLVSFLPSDGTQATRIAIAIVYSAVCTLGMLGNLLVFFLLGSRHRRRMSSVTFFVLNLAVTDFQFVLTLPFWAVDTALDFSWPFGKVMCKLISSVSAMNMYASVFFLTAMSVARYCSVVSSLKADQGSSSRRLAKVASAIIWLFAALATLPHAIFSTTHRVSGDELCLVKFPELKDIDPQFLLGLYQTQKVLLGFVIPLAIISACYILLLRFLSKMRMSRSNPRTRSRVTKSVTIVVLSFFICWLPNQALTAWGIFIKFNLVPFTEAFYNTQAYIFPVTVCLAHTNSCLNPILYCLVRREFREVLKGLLLKVTPSFSKRASKAHPRQGSALLARPAARELPEPQCCG, encoded by the coding sequence ATgcgtggcagggagggggctctctgCAGGCTGATCAAAACGGAGCGGTGCCGAGAGATCGGCTCAGAAACTTGGTGGAAGCAGCGAAAAGCAGAGCCCGGCGCGAGCCGTGGCTTGGAAGGGGAAGGCGAGGAGAGTCCAGGAGCAAGCACCAGCATGTCTAAGCACAACTGCTGCAGCACGGATGAAAAACTCCCGGCGGGAGGCAACAGGAATATCTCCAATCACAGCCTGGTGGACCTGGTCTCCTTCCTGCCTTCGGATGGCACCCAAGCCACCCGGATCGCTATCGCTATTGTCTACTCCGCCGTCTGCACCCTGGGGATGCTGGGCAACCTGCTGGTGTTCTTCCTCTTGGGCTCCAGGCACCGCCGGAGAATGTCCAGCGTAACTTTCTTCGTGCTCAACCTGGCGGTGACCGACTTCCAGTTTGTCCTGACCTTGCCCTTCTGGGCGGTGGACACGGCCCTGGATTTCAGCTGGCCCTTCGGCAAGGTCATGTGCAAGCTGATCTCCTCGGTCTCGGCCATGAATATGTACGCCAGCGTCTTCTTCCTCACTGCCATGAGCGTGGCCCGCTACTGCTCTGTGGTGTCGTCCCTCAAGGCCGACCAGGGCTCCTCCTCCAGGCGTCTGGCTAAGGTGGCCAGTGCCATCATCTGGCTCTTTGCCGCCTTAGCCACCTTGCCACACGCCATCTTCTCCACCACCCATAGGGTCTCCGGGGATGAGCTCTGCCTGGTGAAGTTCCCGGAGCTGAAAGACATCGACCCCCAGTTCCTGCTGGGCTTGTACCAGACCCAGAAGGTCCTGCTGGGCTTTGTCATCCCCTTGGCCATCATCTCGGCCTGCTACATCCTCCTCCTCCGGTTCCTGAGCAAGATGAGGATGAGCCGCAGCAACCCCAGGACGAGATCCCGGGTCACCAAGTCGGTCACCATCGTGGTGCTCTCCTTCTTCATCTGCTGGCTCCCCAACCAAGCCCTGACGGCCTGGGGCATCTTCATCAAATTCAACCTGGTGCCCTTCACTGAAGCCTTCTACAACACCCAGGCGTACATCTTCCCCGTCACCGTGTGCCTGGCTCACACCAACAGCTGCCTCAACCCCATCCTCTACTGCCTGGTGAGAAGGGAGTTCCGAGAGGTGCTGAAGGGACTCTTGCTCAAGGTAACCCCTTCCTTCAGCAAACGTGCCAGCAAAGCCCACCCCAGGCAGGGCTCAGCCCTGCTAGCCCGGCCAGCAGCGAGGGAACTGCCTGAACCTCAGTGCTGTGGGTGA